One part of the Phragmites australis chromosome 3, lpPhrAust1.1, whole genome shotgun sequence genome encodes these proteins:
- the LOC133910615 gene encoding uncharacterized protein LOC133910615 has translation MVGASGGGGAEASSFGGTGASDGHSGGGAGIGGGGTSRAVASASLGAGAEGSVSIEGIMKSFGQSIKRKTIDLKTLWSKAAKSKKTEINSSSPSIQLPVPDNEIEIAASTEPDLPVPLSTIIENDDNDDAVHEEAEENEAGQVDDSDDGIYDVDLLPRDPGKRIPIADYDINDQDRDNSRAGGDAFVNGGFKNWNHKEAFKKHVGDINSAHNQAQEKYDLFVKPKTSIEQSFASTTKQYKVLYIARLTWSLRCIRFLLRQGLAFRGHDESEDSKNKGNFLELLNFLANNFQEVNKVVLKNAPKKNKMIDHKIQKDLISSCAKETTKLIMEDLGNEHFSILADESSDVSLNEQLALCLRYVDKKGKPVERFLGVVNVEDTTSSTLKTAIGNLLMGHQLSFSMVRGQGYDGASNMKGHINGLKKLIMDESPSAYYIHCFAHQLQLTLVAVAKESGDCQWFFQQLLYLLNVLGNSCKKIRMLRVAQAESIIESLELGELETGQGLNQEMGLGRPGDTRWGSHYKTILHIIALYQPIRNVLIKIGEDYSGTEAISAQTMLTSFESFEFVFMLHLMEEIFGYTDDLCNALQKREQDIVNAISLVYTTKEQLQLLREDGGWDTFFQGVISFCVKHKIKIADMDGRYKLVGRSARFYGKVTNKHRFHVDMFLGVIDRQLRELNDRFDEVNTKLLICMASFNPIDSFAAFDKENLVKLARFYPKDFTKDEMLKLPNQLRNYIADVRRDERFKDVKNLTDLSIKLVETKKSGTFEVVYKLIKLVLILPVATASVERVFSSMTYVKNKLRNKMRSQYMNDCLVIFIERDFFLQVEDDAIIAAFQKMKNRKVEL, from the exons ATGGTCGGCGctagcggcggaggcggcgcggagGCCAGCAGCTTTGGTGGCACGGGTGCCAGCGACGGGCAcagcggcggcggtgcgggcatcggcggcggcggcacgagTAGGGCAGTGGCTAGCGCGAGCCTGGGCGCAGGTGCTGAGGGCTCTGTCTCCATTG aggGGATTATGAAGTCATTTGGGCAGTCTATTAAGAGAAAGACAATTGATTTGAAAACTCTGTGGAGTAAAGCTGCAAAGTCAAAAAAGACTGAAATCAATTCATCTTCTCCTTCCATTCAATTGCCTGTGCCTGACAATGAGATTGAGATTGCTGCTAGCACGGAACCTGATCTCCCAGTTCCATTGTCCACAATCATTGAAaatgatgacaatgatgatgCAGTTCATGAAGAGGCTGAAGAGAATGAAGCGGGTCAAGTGGATGACAGTGATGATGGAATTTATGATGTTGACTTGCTTCCGCGTGATCCTGGGAAGAGGATTCCAATTGCAGATTATGATATCAATGATCAAGATAGG GATAATAGTCGTGCTGGTGGAGATGCTTTTGTGAATGGAGGATTTAAAAATTGGAACCATAAAGAGGCATTTAAGAAACATGTTGGTGATATTAATAGTGCTCACAATCAAGCTCAAGAGAAATACGATTTATTTGTGAAACCTAAAACATCAATTGAGCAGTCATTTGCTTCGACAACCAAACAGTACAAGGTTCTTTACATAGCCCGCTTGACATGGTCACTTAGGTGCATAAGGTTTCTCTTGAGACAAGGGTTGGCTTTTCGTGGGCATGATGAAAGTGAAGATTctaaaaataaaggaaatttcCTTGAGCTTTTAAATTTTCTAGCAAATAATTTTCAAGAAGTTAACAAGGTGGTTCTAAAGAATGCTccgaaaaaaaataaaatgatagACCACAAGATACAAAAGGATCTCATAAGCTCTTGTGCCAAGGAAACTACTAAGCTTATTATGGAGGATCTTGGTAATGAACATTTTTCGATACTTGCTGATGAATCTAGTGATGTGTCCCTAAATGAACAATTGGCTCTTTGCTTGCGCTATGTTGATAAAAAGGGAAAGCCAGTTGAGAGATTTCTTGGTGTTGTCAATGTTGAAGACACTACATCTTCAACACTAAAAACTGCAATTGGAAATTTGCTTATGGGTCATCAGTTGAGCTTTTCGATGGTCCGTGGGCAAGGATATGATGGAGCTAGTAACATGAAGGGTCACATTAATGGTTTGAAGAAACTTATTATGGATGAGTCTCCTTCTGCTTATTATATTCACTGCTTTGCTCATCAACTTCAATTAACTCTTGTTGCTGTTGCTAAGGAGAGTGGTGATTGTCAATGGTTTTTTCAACAacttttatatttattaaatgTTCTTGGGAATTCTTGTAAGAAGATAAGAATGCTTCGAGTGGCTCAAGCCGAGTCTATCATTGAATCATTGGAATTGGGTGAACTTGAAACCGGTCAGGGTTTGAATCAAGAGATGGGATTGGGAAGGCCAGGTGATACAAGGTGGGGATCTCACTATAAAACTATATTGCATATTATTGCTTTGTACCAACCAATTCGGAATGTTCTCATCAAGATTGGGGAAGACTATAGTGGGACGGAGGCTATATCGGCTCAAACTATGTTGACATCATTtgagtcatttgagtttgttttcaTGTTGCATTTGATGGAAGAAATATTTGGGTACACAGATGACTTATGCAATGCTTTGCAAAAGAGGGAACAAGATATTGTTAATGCTATTTCTCTTGTTTATACCACAAAGGAACAATTGCAGTTATTGCGGGAAGATGGTGGATGGGATACTTTCTTTCAAGGTGTCATTTCTTTTTGTGTGAAGCATAAGATCAAAATTGCTGATATGGATGGTCGCTACAAGCTGGTTGGAAGATCTGCAAGGTTCTATGGTAAAGTTACAAATAAACACCGCTTTCATGTTGATATGTTTTTGGGTGTCATTGATAGACAACTTCGAGAGCTTAATGACCGGTTTGATGAGGTGAACACAAAATTACTTATTTGCATGGCATCATTCAATCCTATTGATTCATTTGCTGCATTTGATAAGGAGAATTTGGTTAAGCTTGCTCGATTTTATCCTAAGGATTTCACAAAGGATGAAATGTTGAAACTTCCCAATCAACTAAGAAATTATATCGCAGATGTGCGAAGGGATGAGAGGTTTAAAGATGTGAAAAACCTTACCGATCTTTCTATTAAgcttgttgaaacaaagaaGAGTGGCACTTTCGAAGTTGTTTACAAGCTTATCAAATTGGTGCTAATTCTTCCTGTAGCGACAGCTAGTGTTGAGAGGGTGTTCTCTTCAATGACTTATGTGAAGAATAAGCTAAGGAATAAAATGAGGAGTCAATACATGAATGATTGTTTGGTCATTTTTATTGAGCGGGACTTCTTTTTGCAAGTTGAGGATGATGCCATCATAGCTGCATTTCAAAAGATGAAGAACCGTAAAGTTGAAttgtaa